In Dama dama isolate Ldn47 chromosome X, ASM3311817v1, whole genome shotgun sequence, one genomic interval encodes:
- the HCFC1 gene encoding host cell factor 1 isoform X3 yields MASAVSAANSPAVLLQPRWKRVVGWSGPVPRPRHGHRAVAIKELIVVFGGGNEGIVDELHVYNTATNQWFIPAVRGDIPPGCAAYGFVCDGTRLLVFGGMVEYGKYSNDLYELQASRWEWKRLKAKTPKNGPPPCPRLGHSFSLVGNKCYLFGGLANDSEDPKNNIPRYLNDLYILELRPGSGVVAWDIPITYGVLPPPRESHTAVVYTEKDNKKSKLVIYGGMSGCRLGDLWTLDIETLTWNKPSLSGVAPLPRSLHSATTIGNKMYVFGGWVPLVMDDVKVATHEKEWKCTNTLACLNLDTMAWETILMDTLEDNIPRARAGHCAVAINTRLYIWSGRDGYRKAWNNQVCCKDLWYLETEKPPPPARVQLVRANTNSLEVSWGAVATADSYLLQLQKYDIPATAATATSPTPNPVPSVPANPPKSPAPAAAAPAVQPLTQVGITLLPQAAAAPPTTTTIQVLPTVPGSSISVPAAARTQGVPAVLKVTGPQATTGTPLVTMRPASQAGKAPVTVTSLPAGVRMVVPTQSAQGTVIGSSPQMSGMAALAAAAAATQKIPPSSAPTVLSVPAGTTIVKTVAVTPGTTTLPATVKVASSPVMVSNPATRMLKTAAAQVGTSVSSAANTSTRPIITVHKSGTVTVAQQAQVVTTVVGGVTKTITLVKSPISVPGGSALISNLGKVMSVVQTKPVQTSAVTGQASTGPVTQIIQTKGPLPAGTILKLVTSADGKPTTIITTTQASGAGTKPTILGISSVSPSTTKPGTTTIIKTIPMSAIITQAGATGRGLPRCAGEKAGVTSSAGIKSPITIITTKVMTSGTGAPAKIITAVPKIATGHGQQGVTQVVLKGAPGQPGTILRTVPMGGVRLVTPVTVSAVKPAVTTLVVKGTTGVTTLGTVTGTVSTSLAGAGGHSTSASLATPITTLGTIATLSSQVINPTAITVSAAQTTLTAAAGLTTPTITMQPVSQPTQVTLITAPSGVEAQPVHDLPVSILASPTTEQPTATVTIADSGQGDVQPGTVTLVCSNPPCETHETGTTNTATTTVVANLGGHPQPTQVQFVCDRQEATAALVTSTVGQPNGSVVRVCSNPPCETHETGTTSTATTAMSGIGGGPRRDIRLACAATTIPTVVRVSVAAGASEGAQVSIKPTCQTRQTSATSTTMTVMATGAPCSAGPLLRPSVALEAAGRGATLLQLGPLSAQVRPSGEEGSVASLGPLVSVGRQLEVHHTHTTNTATVARSAMGAGEPHELLGSPTLVYESSASASVTAAALEALLCPSATVTQVCSNPPCETHETGTTHTPTTATSGGAAGQPEGGQQPPTSRPCETHQTASTGTTMSVSLGALLPDATPSHRTLESSLEVAVPPAVAPQPGASLLTPFPTQRVCSNPPCETHETGTTHTATTVTSNMSSNQDPPPPAGDQGEVESTQGDSVNIASSSPITTTVSSTLTRAVTTVTQSTPVPGPSVPISSVTETAPGALTTEVPIPATITVTIANTETSDMPFSAVDILQPPEELQASPGPRQQLPPRQLLQPASAPLVGDSAEVLSASQSPELQAAVDLSSTGDPSSGQEPASSAVVATVVVQPPPPTQSEVDQLSLPQELMAEAQAGTTTLMVTGLTPEELAVTAAAEAAAQAAATEEAQALAIQAVLQAAQQAVMAGTGEPMDTSEAAAAVTQAELSHLSAEGQEGQATTIPIVLTQQELAALVQQQQLQEAQAQQQQHHLPTEALAPADSLNDPTIESNCLNELAGAVPSTVGLLPPTATESLAPSNTFVAPQPVVVASPAKLQAAATLTEVANGIESLGVKPDLPPPPSKAPVKKENQWFDVGVIKGTNVMVTHYFLPREDAVPTDDDSGTVPDYNQLKKQELQPGTAYKFRVAGINACGRGPFSEISAFKTCLPGFPGAPCAIKISKSPDGAHLTWEPPSVTSGKIIEYSVYLAIQSAQAGGETKSSTPAQLAFMRVYCGPSPSCLVQSSSLSNAHIDYTTKPAIIFRIAARNEKGYGPATQVRWLQETSKDSSGAKPASKRPMSSPEMKSAPKKSKADGQ; encoded by the exons ATGGCTTCGGCCGTGTCAGCCGCCAACTCGCCAGCGGTGCTCTTGCAGCCCCGCTGGAAGCGAGTGGTGGGCTGGTCGGGTCCAGTGCCCCGGCCCCGCCACGGCCACCGCGCCGTGGCCATCAAGGAGCTCATCGTGGTGTTTGGCGGCGGCAACGAGGGGATAGTGGACGAGCTGCACGTGTACAACACGG CGACCAACCAGTGGTTCATCCCGGCTGTGAGAGGGGACATCCCTCCTGGATGTGCAGCCTATGGCTTCGTGTGTGATGGGACACGCCTGCTCGTGTTCGGAGGGATGGTGGAATATGGGAAGTACAGCAACGACCTCTACGAGCTCCAG GCAAGCCGGTGGGAATGGAAGAGACTGAAAGCAAAGACACCCAAAAATGGGCCTCCTCCGTGTCCTCGACTCGGGCACAGTTTCTCCCTTGTGGGCAACAAATGTTACCTGTTTGGGGGTCTGGCCAATGATAGTGAGGACCCTAAGAACAACATTCCGAG GTACCTGAATGACTTATACATCCTGGAACTGCGGCCGGGCTCTGGAGTGGTAGCCTGGGACATTCCCATCACTTATGgtgtcctgcccccaccccgagAGTCTCACACTGCAGTGGTTTACACCGAGAAAGACAACAAGAAGTCCAAGCTGGTGATCTATGGAGGGATGAGTGGCTGCAGGCTGGGGGACCTCTGGACCCTGGATATCG AGACTTTGACGTGGAATAAGCCCAGCCTCAGCGGGGTGGCACCTCTTCCTCGAAGTCTCCACTCGGCCACGACCATAGGAAACAA AATGTACGTGTTTGGTGGCTGGGTGCCCCTCGTCATGGATGACGTCAAAGTGGCCACACACGAGAAGGAGTGGAAGTGTACCAACACCCTGGCTTGTCTCAACCTGG ATACCATGGCTTGGGAGACCATCCTGATGGATACGCTGGAAGACAATATTCCCCGGGCCCGTGCTGGCCACTGCGCAGTAGCCATCAATACCCGCCTTTACATTTGGAGTGGGCGTGACGGCTACCGAAAGGCCTGGAACAACCAGGTCTGCTGCAAGGACCTCTGGTACCTGGAAACAG AAAAGCCACCACCTCCAGCCCGGGTACAGCTGGTGCGAGCCAACACTAACTCCCTGGAGGTGAGCTGGGGGGCCGTGGCGACAGCCGACAGTTACCTTCTGCAGCTCCAGAAATATGACATTCCTGCCACGGCTGCCACTGCCACCTCCCCCACACCCAATCCAGTCCCGTCTGTGCCTGCCAACCCTCCCAAGAGCCCTGCCCCAGCAGCAGCCGCACCTGCCGTGCAGCCGCTGACCCAAGTAGGCATCACGCTCCTGCCCCAGGCTGCTGCCGCGCCCccgaccaccaccaccatccaggTCTTGCCGACGGTGCCTGGCAGCTCAATCTCCGTGCCCGCCGCAGCCAGGACTCAAG GTGTCCCGGCTGTGCTGAAAGTGACTGGTCCTCAGGCTACCACGGGAACCCCGTTAGTCACCATGCGACCTGCCAGCCAGGCTGGGAAAGCCCCCGTGACCGTGACCTCCCTTCCCGCAGGCGTGCGGATGGTTGTGCCTACACAGAGCGCCCAGGGGACG GTCATTGGCAGCAGCCCACAGATGAGTGGTATGGCTGCGTTGGCAGCCGCGGCTGCTGCCACTCAGAAAATCCCTCCTTCCTCGGCACCCACGGTCCTGAGTGTCCCGGCTGGCACCACCATCGTCAAAACCGTGGCCGTAACGCCGGGCACCACCACGCTCCCAGCCACTGTGAAGGTGGCCTCCTCACCAGTCATG GTGAGCAATCCAGCTACTCGCATGCTAAAGACTGCAGCTGCCCAGGTGGGGACCTCTGTCTCTTCTGCCGCCAACACGTCTACTCGTCCCATCATCACTGTACACAAGTCTGGGACTGTGACAGTGGCCCAGCAAGCCCAGGTGGTGACCACAGTGGTGGGTGGGGTCACCAAGACCATCACCCTGGTGAAGAGCCCCATTTCGGTCCCAGGAGGCAGTGCTCTG ATTTCCAAtctgggcaaagtgatgtcagtGGTCCAGACCAAACCGGTTCAGACTTCGGCAGTCACAGGCCAGGCGTCTACAGGCCCAGTGACTCAGATCATCCAG ACTAAAGGACCCCTGCCAGCCGGGACCATCCTGAAGCTGGTGACGTCTGCAGATGGCAAGCCCACTACCATCATCACAACCACGCAGGCCAGCGGGGCAGGGACTAAGCCTACCATCCTGGGCATCAGCAGTGTGTCCCCCAGCACTACCAAACCCGGCACCACGACTAtcattaagaccatccccatgtcGGCTATCATCACACAGGCGGGCGCCACGGGTAGGGGCCTTCCCCGGTGTGCTGGGGAGAAAGCAG GCGTGACTAGCAGTGCCGGCATCAAGTCGCCCATCACCATTATCACCACCAAGGTGATGACTTCTGGAACTGGAGCCCCCGCCAAAATCATCACAGCCGTTCCCAAAATCGCTACGGGCCACGGGCAGCAAGGAGTGACCCAG gtggtgctgaaGGGCGCACCTGGCCAGCCAGGCACCATCCTCCGCACCGTGCCTATGGGGGGCGTCCGCCTGGTCACTCCCGTTACTGTCTCTGCTGTCAAGCCAGCTGTCACCACACTGGTCGTCAAGGGCACCACAG GCGTCACGACCCTGGGCACAGTGACAGGCACCGTCTCCACCAGCCTGGCCGGAGCTGGGGGCCATAGCACCAGTGCCTCGCTGGCCACGCCCATCACCACATTGGGCACCATCGCCACCCTCTCAAGCCAGGTGATCAACCCCACTGCCATCACCGTGTCAGCAGCACAGACAACGCTGACAGCGGCCGCTGGGCTCACCACGCCCACCATCACCATGCAG CCTGTCTCCCAGCCTACCCAGGTGACTCTGATCACAGCCCCAAGTGGGGTGGAGGCCCAGCCTGTGCACGACCTCCCAGTGTCCATTCTGGCCTCCCCTACTACAGAACAGCCCACAGCCACGGTCACCATCGCTGATTCGGGCCAGGGTGATGTGCAGCCCGGCACTGTGACCCTGGTGTGCTCCAACCCGCCGTGTGAGACCCACGAGACGGGCACCACCAACACAGCCACCACCACTGTCGTCGCTAATCTGGGGGGGCACCCCCAGCCCACCCAAGTGCAGTTCGTCTGCGACAGACAGGAGGCCACTGCTGCTCTTGTGACCTCCACGGTGGGCCAGCCGAATGGCAGCGTCGTTCGTGTCTGCTCCAACCCGCCATGCGAGACCCACGAGACCGGCACCACCAGCACAGCCACCACCGCCATGTCCGGCATCGGAGGCGGGCCACGGCGAGACATCCGGCTCGCCTGCGCGGCCACCACCATTCCCACTGTAGTCCGGGTCAGCGTGGCTGCTGGGGCGTCAGAGGGAGCCCAGGTTTCCATCAAGCCCACGTGCCAAACCCGTCAGACGAGTGCAACCAGCACCACCATGACTGTGATGGCCACCGGGGCCCCGTGCTCAGCCGGCCCGCTCCTCAGACCAAGTGTGGCCCTTGAGGCCGCTGGCCGTGGTGCCACTCTCTTACAGCTGGGGCCCCTGAGTGCCCAGGTCAGGCCCAGTGGCGAGGAAGGGTCCGTCGCCAGCCTGGGCCCACTGGTGTCCGTGGGGCGCCAGCTGGAGGTGCATCACACGCACACGACCAATACGGCCACTGTGGCCCGCTCTGCCATGGGTGCCGGGGAGCCCCACGAGCTGCTGGGGTCCCCCACACTGGTGTATGAAAGCTCAGCCAGCGCCTCTGTGACTGCCGCGGCTCTGGAGGCACTGCTGTGCCCCTCAGCCACCGTGACCCAGGTCTGCTCCAACCCCCCGTGTGAGACCCACGAGACGGGTACCACCCACACGCCCACCACAGCCACGTCTGGAGGGGCTGCAGGCCAGCCAGAGGGTGGGCAGCAGCCTCCCACCAGCCGGCCCTGTGAGACGCACCAGACCGCTTCCACTGGCACGACCATGTCCGTCAGCTTGGGCGCCCTGCTCCCAGATGCCACACCCTCCCACAGGACCCTGGAGTCCAGCCTGGAGGTGGCGGTGCCGCCCGCAGTCGCCCCCCAGCCCGGCGCTTCATTGCTCACTCCTTTCCCGACGCAAAGGGTGTGCTCCAACCCGCCCTGTGAGACGCACGAGACAGGCACCACACACACGGCCACCACTGTCACCTCCAACATGAGTTCCAATCAAG ACCCCCCACCACCTGCCGGCGACCAGGGAGAGGTGGAGAGTACCCAGGGCGACAGTGTGAATATTGCCAGTTCCAGTCCCATCACGACAACAGTGTCCTCCACGCTGACACGGGCTGTGACCACCGTGACACAGTCCACGCCAGTCCCAGGCCCTTCGGTGCCG ATCTCATCTGTGACTGAGACTGCCCCAGGGGCTCTGACCACCGAAGTCCCCATCCCGGCCACGATTACAGTGACCATAGCCAACACAGAAACTTCTGACATGCCCTTCTCTGCTGTTGACATCCTGCAGCCCCCAGAGGAGCTCCAGGCCTCGCCAGGGCCGCGCCAGCAGCTTCCGCCACGGCAGCTCCTGCAGCCTGCCTCCGCGCCCCTGGTGGGGGACTCCGCCGAGGTCCTGTCAGCCTCCCAGAGCCCTGAGCTCCAGGCCGCCGTGGATCTGAGCAGTACAGGGGACCCGTCTTCAGGCCAGGAGCCTGCCAGCTCGGCTGTGGTGGCCACTGTGGTGGTCCAGCCACCGCCACCCACCCAGTCTGAAGTAGACCAGTTGTCCCTCCCCCAAGAGCTGATGGCTGAGGCCCAGGCGGGCACCACCACCCTCATGGTGACAGGGCTCACCCCAGAGGAGCTGGCAGTGACTGCTGCTGCTGAAGCGGCTGCACAGGCCGCAGCCACAGAGGAGGCCCAGGCCCTGGCCATCCAGGCCGTGCTCCAGGCCGCACAGCAGGCTGTCATGG CAGGCACTGGGGAGCCGATGGATACTTCAGAGGCGGCCGCGGCAGTGACGCAGGCAGAACTGAGCCACCTGTCAGCTGAGGGCCAGGAAGGCCAGGCAACCACCATCCCCATCGTGCTGACACAACAGGAGCTGGCCGCCCTGGTGCAGCAGCAACAGCTCCAGGAGGCGcaggcccagcagcagcagcaccacctgCCCACAGAAGCGCTGGCCCCTGCCGACAGCCTCAATGACCCAACTATCGAGAGCAACTGCCTCAATGAGCTGGCCGGAGCTGTGCCCAGCACCGTGGGCCTGCTACCCCCCACGGCCACCGAGA GCCTGGCCCCGTCCAACACATTTGTGGCCCCCCAGCCGGTCGTTGTGGCCAGCCCTGCGAAGCTGCAGGCCGCGGCCACCCTGACGGAAGTGGCCAATGGCATTGAATCCCTGGGCGTG AAGCCAGACCTGCCACCGCCACCTAGCAAAGCCCCTGTAAAGAAGGAGAACCAGTGGTTTGACGTGGGGGTCATTAAGGGTACCAATGTGATGGTGACACACTATTTCCTGCCACGCGAAGATGCTGTCCCGACTGAT GATGACTCGGGCACCGTGCCCGACTACAACCAGCTAAAGAAGCAGGAGCTGCAGCCAGGCACCGCATATAAGTTCCGCGTTGCCGGGATCAATGCCTGTGGCCGGGGGCCCTTCAGTGAGATCTCAGCCTTTAAAACATGTCTGCCTGGCTTCCCGGGGGCCCCGTGTGCCATTAAAATCAGCAAA AGTCCAGATGGTGCTCACCTCACTTGGGAGCCGCCCTCTGTGACCTCCGGCAAGATCATCGAGTACTCAGTGTACCTGGCCATCCAGAGCGCGCAGGCTGGCGGCGAGACCAAGAGCTCGACCCCGGCGCAGCTGGCCTTCATGCGGGTGTACTGTGGGCCCAGCCCCTCCTGCCTCGTGCAGTCCTCCAGCCTCTCCAACGCCCACATTGACTACACCACCAAGCCCGCCATCATCTTCCGCATTGCCGCCCGCAATGAGAAGGGCTATGGCCCAGCCACCCAAGTCAGGTGGTTGCaag AAACCAGTAAAGACAGCTCTGGCGCCAAGCCGGCCAGCAAGCGGCCCATGTCGTCTCCGGAAAT GAAATCCGCGCCAAAGAAATCGAAGGCAGACGGTCAGTGA